A window of Lysobacter terrestris contains these coding sequences:
- a CDS encoding amidohydrolase, translated as MRRLAVLPLALCALAVHAEDARLTPAQRPEVAAAAQAEQAKVVAWRRDFHQHPELSNREERTAAKIAEHLRALGLKPQTGIAHHGVVAIIQGGKPGPKVALRADIDALPVTEQTGLPFASKVTDTFNGQSTGVMHACGHDGHAGILLGVADALVAMRKDLPGSVMLIFQPAEEGVPPGENGGAPMMLEEGVFKAFKPDAIFGLHVFSTLQAGQIGVRQGPMLAASDRFTIKVHGRQTHGSRPWGGIDPIVATADMIGTAQTIVSRRTDLAKLPAVVTFGTVHGGIRFNIIPDDVEVTGTIRTFDPGMREKIFADLKNVAEHVAAAHGATVEAKVPDAKGNPVTMNDAALTARMRSSLEAVAGKDNVVEPPLQMGAEDYAYFAREVPSMYFFVGATARGIDPITAPSNHSPQFNMDESALDLGLRAMLQVTLDYLHGTGTP; from the coding sequence ATGCGCCGCCTTGCCGTCCTGCCCCTCGCGCTGTGCGCGCTCGCCGTCCATGCCGAAGACGCCCGATTGACGCCGGCGCAGCGGCCGGAGGTCGCCGCGGCCGCCCAGGCCGAGCAGGCCAAGGTGGTCGCCTGGCGCCGTGACTTCCACCAGCATCCCGAGCTGTCCAATCGCGAGGAACGCACCGCGGCGAAGATCGCCGAGCACCTGCGTGCGCTCGGCCTGAAGCCGCAGACGGGGATCGCCCACCACGGCGTGGTCGCGATCATCCAGGGCGGCAAGCCGGGCCCGAAGGTGGCGCTGCGCGCCGACATCGACGCACTGCCGGTGACCGAGCAGACCGGGTTGCCCTTCGCCTCGAAGGTGACCGACACGTTCAACGGCCAGAGCACCGGCGTCATGCACGCCTGCGGCCACGACGGCCACGCCGGCATCCTGCTCGGCGTCGCCGATGCGCTGGTGGCGATGCGCAAGGACCTGCCGGGCTCGGTGATGCTGATCTTCCAGCCGGCGGAGGAAGGCGTGCCGCCGGGCGAGAACGGCGGCGCGCCGATGATGCTGGAAGAAGGCGTGTTCAAGGCCTTCAAGCCGGACGCGATCTTCGGCCTGCACGTGTTCTCGACCCTGCAGGCCGGGCAGATCGGCGTGCGCCAGGGGCCGATGCTGGCCGCGTCGGACCGCTTCACCATCAAGGTGCACGGCCGGCAGACGCACGGCTCGCGGCCGTGGGGCGGGATCGATCCGATCGTCGCCACCGCCGACATGATCGGTACCGCACAGACCATCGTGTCGCGCCGCACCGACCTGGCCAAGCTGCCGGCGGTGGTCACCTTCGGCACCGTGCACGGCGGCATCCGCTTCAACATCATCCCCGACGACGTCGAGGTGACCGGCACGATCCGCACCTTCGACCCGGGCATGCGCGAGAAGATCTTCGCCGACCTGAAGAACGTCGCCGAACACGTCGCCGCCGCGCACGGCGCCACGGTCGAGGCCAAGGTGCCCGATGCCAAGGGCAATCCGGTAACGATGAACGACGCCGCGCTGACCGCGCGCATGCGTTCGAGCCTGGAAGCCGTCGCCGGCAAGGACAACGTGGTCGAACCGCCGCTGCAGATGGGCGCGGAGGACTACGCGTACTTCGCCCGCGAAGTGCCGTCGATGTACTTCTTCGTCGGCGCCACCGCCAGGGGCATCGATCCGATCACTGCGCCGAGCAACCACTCGCCGCAGTTCAACATGGACGAGTCGGCGCTGGACCTCGGCCTGCGCGCGATGCTGCAGGTGACGCTGGATTACCTGCACGGGACTGGCACGCCGTAA
- a CDS encoding alpha/beta hydrolase — protein sequence MQAMRNPSVWLAAFCVAVGIAATAAVPDAAARGRVGERLAERMALRRTLPVDPAALPANVRVWRERAYGSDPAQRYDVYAPRGATHAPTLFLVHGGGWKRGDKAAANVVAAKVEHWTAQGYVVISANYRMLPAADPLLQARDVAAAVAAAQRDSAQWGGDAGRFVLMGHSAGAHLSALLAASPDLLAQANARPVRGAVLLDSAMLDTARLMAASHGRLYDEAFGDDPAYWRATSPYAQLRAPGVPLLAVCSSRRIESCAQARDFVAHATRLGRRAQASPQALSHGAINAELGQPSAYTATVDRFLRSL from the coding sequence ATGCAGGCGATGCGCAATCCATCGGTGTGGCTGGCGGCGTTCTGCGTCGCCGTCGGTATCGCCGCCACCGCGGCCGTGCCAGACGCCGCCGCGCGCGGCCGCGTGGGGGAACGGCTCGCCGAGCGGATGGCGCTGCGCCGCACGTTGCCGGTCGACCCGGCGGCGCTTCCCGCGAACGTGCGGGTATGGCGCGAGCGCGCCTACGGCAGCGATCCGGCCCAGCGCTACGACGTGTACGCGCCACGCGGCGCGACGCATGCGCCCACGCTGTTCCTCGTCCACGGCGGCGGCTGGAAGCGTGGCGACAAGGCCGCGGCGAACGTGGTCGCGGCGAAGGTCGAACACTGGACGGCGCAGGGCTACGTGGTGATCTCCGCCAACTACCGCATGCTGCCCGCGGCCGATCCGCTGCTGCAGGCGCGCGACGTCGCCGCCGCCGTCGCGGCCGCGCAGCGCGACAGCGCGCAGTGGGGCGGTGATGCCGGGCGCTTCGTGCTGATGGGCCATTCCGCCGGCGCGCATCTGAGCGCGCTGCTGGCGGCGTCGCCCGACCTGCTCGCGCAGGCGAACGCCCGCCCGGTCCGCGGCGCGGTCCTGCTCGACAGTGCGATGCTCGATACCGCGCGCTTGATGGCGGCATCGCACGGGCGACTCTACGACGAGGCCTTCGGCGACGACCCCGCGTACTGGCGCGCCACCTCGCCGTATGCGCAGTTGCGCGCACCCGGCGTGCCGTTGCTCGCCGTGTGCTCGTCGCGCCGCATCGAATCGTGCGCGCAGGCGCGCGACTTCGTCGCCCATGCGACGCGTCTCGGGCGCCGTGCGCAGGCGTCGCCGCAGGCGCTCAGCCACGGCGCGATCAATGCCGAACTGGGCCAGCCATCGGCCTACACCGCGACGGTGGACCGCTTCCTGCGCAGCCTGTAG
- a CDS encoding APC family permease, producing the protein MNESASSRTTALQGDAALLRAVGTFALTAAVINVIVGGGIFRMPSALATQMGAAAPLALVAGALAIIPIALCFAAVGSRVQVTGGPYSYLGATFGPFAGFVGGALMWISNFTSSAGVAAALSVQVANLVPAFAPPLPRALLLTFVYAALFALNAFGVKLGARAITTLAALKLTPLFLLAAIGVFFVDWSQVSFAIGDVPSWGALGASMVLVMFAYSGMETALVPSGEINDPARDVPRATMVAILLVVLLYLALQIVGQGLLGAGLAQSGVPVADTAGALWGPGRVLLLATACISMTGFLMGNLFGTARLVFALGRDGYLPRMFGTVSAAHRVPLWALAAHALLAWVLAIAGNFDALALISGGAICLVYGLVSLAAWRAQALDLRERGDAPFVLPGGFAIPLLAIAAMVAITATLTRKEWLAIGIALAALVATYALLRLRKRAA; encoded by the coding sequence ATGAACGAGTCCGCGTCTTCCCGTACGACGGCATTGCAAGGCGACGCGGCGCTGCTGCGCGCGGTCGGCACCTTCGCCCTGACCGCGGCGGTGATCAACGTGATCGTCGGCGGTGGCATCTTCCGCATGCCCTCGGCGCTGGCGACGCAGATGGGCGCAGCGGCGCCGCTGGCACTGGTGGCCGGCGCGCTGGCGATCATCCCGATCGCGCTGTGCTTCGCCGCGGTCGGCAGCCGCGTGCAGGTGACCGGCGGGCCGTACAGCTACCTCGGCGCGACCTTCGGCCCGTTCGCCGGTTTCGTCGGTGGCGCGCTGATGTGGATCAGCAACTTCACCTCCAGCGCCGGCGTCGCCGCGGCACTGTCGGTGCAGGTGGCGAACCTGGTGCCCGCGTTCGCGCCGCCGCTGCCGCGCGCGTTGCTGTTGACGTTCGTGTACGCCGCGCTGTTCGCGCTCAATGCCTTCGGGGTGAAGCTGGGCGCGCGCGCGATCACCACGCTGGCGGCGCTGAAGCTGACGCCGCTGTTCCTGCTCGCGGCCATCGGCGTGTTCTTCGTCGACTGGTCGCAGGTGAGCTTCGCGATCGGCGACGTGCCGTCGTGGGGCGCACTCGGCGCGTCGATGGTGCTGGTGATGTTCGCGTATTCGGGCATGGAGACCGCGCTGGTGCCGTCGGGCGAGATCAACGACCCGGCGCGCGACGTGCCGCGCGCGACCATGGTCGCGATCCTGCTCGTGGTCCTGCTCTACCTCGCGCTGCAGATCGTCGGCCAGGGCCTGCTCGGCGCGGGGTTGGCGCAGAGCGGCGTGCCGGTGGCCGACACCGCCGGGGCGCTGTGGGGGCCGGGCCGCGTGCTGCTGCTGGCCACCGCGTGCATCTCGATGACCGGCTTCTTGATGGGCAACCTGTTCGGCACCGCGCGCCTGGTGTTCGCGCTCGGCCGCGACGGCTACCTGCCGCGCATGTTCGGCACGGTGAGCGCGGCGCATCGCGTGCCGCTGTGGGCGCTGGCCGCACACGCGCTGCTGGCGTGGGTGCTGGCGATCGCCGGCAACTTCGACGCGCTGGCGCTGATCTCCGGCGGCGCGATCTGCCTCGTCTACGGCCTGGTCAGCCTGGCCGCGTGGCGCGCGCAGGCGCTGGACCTGCGCGAACGCGGCGATGCGCCGTTCGTGCTGCCCGGCGGCTTCGCGATCCCGCTGCTGGCAATCGCGGCGATGGTGGCGATCACGGCGACGCTGACGCGCAAGGAATGGCTGGCGATCGGCATCGCCCTGGCGGCGCTGGTCGCGACCTACGCGCTGCTGCGCCTGCGCAAGCGCGCGGCCTGA
- a CDS encoding TerC family protein, translating into MQSIGSPMLWAAFAALVVVALLVDLVLMRHGGPHKVTFKEALGWSVGWVALALLFNAGLWWWVGREAGAEAGAQVALEFLTGYLVEKSLAVDNIFVFLMLFSYFAVPEEQRQRVLVIGVLGAIALRAILIFAGALLLARFHWILYVFGAFLVFTGIKMFLAAGKAPDLDANPALRWMRGHLRLTPGYHGRALSVLKDGARWYTPLFVVIVLIGITDVIFAVDSIPAIFAITDDPFIVLTSNVFAVLGLRAMFFLLQGMADRFHLLPYGLALVLVFIGTKMLLLDVVKVPVLASLAGVALIIGATIALSLRRPAALKN; encoded by the coding sequence ATGCAATCCATTGGCAGCCCGATGCTGTGGGCCGCGTTCGCGGCACTGGTCGTGGTCGCGTTGCTGGTCGACCTGGTGCTCATGCGCCACGGCGGTCCGCACAAGGTGACGTTCAAGGAAGCGTTGGGCTGGAGCGTGGGCTGGGTGGCGCTCGCCCTGCTGTTCAACGCCGGCCTGTGGTGGTGGGTGGGGCGCGAAGCCGGCGCCGAGGCGGGCGCGCAGGTCGCGCTGGAATTCCTCACCGGTTACCTGGTCGAGAAATCGCTCGCGGTCGACAACATCTTCGTGTTCCTGATGCTGTTCTCGTACTTCGCGGTGCCGGAGGAACAGCGCCAGCGCGTGCTGGTGATCGGCGTGCTCGGCGCGATCGCGTTGCGCGCGATCCTGATCTTCGCCGGTGCGCTGCTGCTCGCGCGCTTCCACTGGATCCTGTACGTGTTCGGCGCGTTCCTGGTGTTCACCGGCATCAAGATGTTCCTCGCCGCCGGCAAGGCGCCCGACCTGGACGCCAACCCGGCGCTGCGCTGGATGCGCGGGCACCTGCGGCTCACGCCCGGCTACCACGGCCGCGCGTTGAGCGTGCTGAAGGATGGCGCGCGCTGGTACACGCCGCTGTTCGTGGTGATCGTGCTGATCGGCATCACCGACGTGATCTTCGCGGTCGACTCGATCCCGGCGATCTTCGCGATCACCGACGATCCGTTCATCGTGCTGACCTCGAACGTGTTCGCGGTGCTCGGCCTGCGCGCCATGTTCTTCCTGCTGCAGGGCATGGCCGACCGCTTCCACCTGCTGCCGTACGGGCTCGCGCTGGTGCTGGTCTTCATCGGCACGAAGATGCTGCTGCTCGACGTGGTCAAGGTCCCGGTGCTGGCATCGCTGGCCGGCGTCGCCCTGATCATCGGCGCGACCATCGCGCTGAGCCTGCGCCGGCCCGCCGCGCTGAAGAACTAG
- the zapE gene encoding cell division protein ZapE — protein MTDSTLLPSQRYAQGVARGDWNDDPAQHAALRELDRLHALLLQPAKRGLFDSLLGRKPETPTGLYLWGGVGRGKTFLIDLFFDGLTIAEKRRTHFHRFMREVHAALREHAGESDPLAQIAREWRRDLRVLVLDEFFVNDIGDAMLLGRLLERLFAEGVALVTSSNTAPANLYAHGLQRERFLPAIAQLQAHTVELLLDSPNDYRLRALTKSPVYRTPLDAQSDTWLAARWRELTAGLPQDPCVNAAGLIEIDGREIPVRATCEGHAWFDFAALCEGPRAAGDYIEIATEHHTVLLGDIPQLDDTRNDAARRFVHLIDELYDRHVNLVCTAAAAPTALYVGSKLGHAFERTTSRLIEMQSAEYLALEHRG, from the coding sequence GTGACCGATTCCACCCTGCTGCCCTCGCAGCGCTACGCCCAGGGCGTCGCCCGCGGCGACTGGAACGACGATCCCGCGCAGCACGCCGCCCTGCGCGAACTCGACCGCCTGCACGCGCTGCTGCTGCAGCCGGCGAAGCGCGGCCTGTTCGATTCGCTGCTCGGCCGGAAGCCGGAGACGCCCACCGGCCTGTACCTGTGGGGCGGCGTCGGCCGCGGCAAGACCTTCCTGATCGACCTGTTCTTCGATGGCCTGACGATCGCGGAAAAGCGCCGCACCCACTTCCACCGCTTCATGCGCGAAGTGCACGCCGCCCTGCGCGAGCACGCCGGCGAGAGCGACCCGCTGGCGCAGATCGCCCGCGAATGGCGCCGCGACCTGCGCGTGCTGGTGCTCGACGAATTCTTCGTCAACGACATCGGCGACGCGATGCTGCTCGGGCGCCTGCTCGAACGCCTGTTCGCCGAAGGCGTGGCGCTGGTGACCAGCTCGAACACCGCGCCGGCCAACCTGTACGCGCACGGCCTGCAGCGCGAGCGCTTCCTGCCGGCGATCGCGCAGCTGCAGGCGCACACGGTCGAACTGCTGCTCGACAGCCCCAACGACTACCGCCTGCGCGCGCTGACCAAGTCGCCGGTGTACCGCACGCCGCTGGATGCGCAATCCGACACGTGGCTGGCCGCGCGCTGGCGCGAACTCACCGCCGGCCTGCCGCAGGATCCCTGCGTGAATGCCGCCGGCCTGATCGAGATCGACGGCCGCGAGATCCCGGTGCGCGCGACCTGCGAAGGCCACGCCTGGTTCGACTTCGCCGCGCTGTGCGAGGGCCCGCGCGCGGCCGGCGACTACATCGAGATCGCCACCGAACACCACACCGTGCTGCTCGGCGACATCCCGCAGCTGGACGACACCCGCAACGACGCGGCACGCCGCTTCGTCCACCTGATCGACGAGCTGTACGACCGCCACGTCAACCTGGTGTGCACCGCGGCGGCCGCACCGACCGCGCTGTACGTGGGCAGCAAGCTCGGCCACGCCTTCGAACGCACGACCTCGCGCCTGATCGAGATGCAGTCGGCCGAATACCTGGCGCTGGAACACCGCGGCTAG
- a CDS encoding alpha/beta hydrolase: MDAPPFPTQSTPLVLPGPAGDLETAVDLPEGPVQPIVAIVCHPLPTEGGTMHNKVVTMAARALRESGVATVRFNFRGTGASHGHFDHGQGESDDLRAVAAWVRAQRPDAELWLAGFSFGSYVTLKCAAELRPGMLISIAPPAAGRSWDFGAITLPDCPWLIIQGDADEVVDPQAVYAWLDAIRPQLRLAPELVRMPDTSHFFHRRLMDLRGAIKAGVRPYLPNPVAD; the protein is encoded by the coding sequence ATGGACGCGCCCCCGTTCCCCACGCAATCGACGCCCCTGGTCCTGCCCGGCCCCGCCGGCGACCTGGAAACCGCGGTCGACCTGCCCGAAGGCCCCGTGCAGCCGATCGTCGCGATCGTCTGCCACCCGCTGCCCACCGAGGGCGGCACCATGCACAACAAGGTGGTGACGATGGCCGCGCGCGCGCTGCGCGAATCCGGCGTCGCCACGGTGCGCTTCAACTTCCGCGGCACCGGTGCCTCGCACGGCCATTTCGATCACGGCCAGGGCGAGTCGGACGACCTGCGCGCCGTCGCCGCCTGGGTGCGCGCGCAGCGCCCCGACGCGGAGCTGTGGCTGGCCGGCTTCAGTTTCGGCTCCTACGTCACCCTCAAGTGCGCGGCCGAACTGCGGCCCGGCATGCTGATCTCGATCGCCCCGCCCGCCGCCGGCCGCAGCTGGGACTTCGGCGCGATCACCCTGCCGGACTGCCCCTGGCTGATCATCCAGGGCGACGCCGATGAAGTCGTCGATCCGCAGGCCGTCTACGCCTGGCTCGATGCCATCCGGCCGCAACTGCGCCTGGCGCCGGAACTGGTGCGCATGCCCGACACCAGCCACTTCTTCCATCGCCGGCTGATGGACCTGCGCGGCGCGATCAAGGCGGGCGTGCGCCCGTACCTGCCCAACCCGGTGGCGGACTGA
- a CDS encoding c-type cytochrome, with protein sequence MRNYDLEFLKKFSMVIGFLVLVTMGLMVGAYYVHQQLPPEVSPVAAKRTQDRIAPAGSVYAGSTGAAAQAAATAAAAAAAASQVAYGGTTDGSVIFGQLCTGCHTSGAGGAPTLDKAHWSARIAQGTETLHKHAIEGFTGSAGVMPAKGGNPALTDEQVKATVDWMIGNLK encoded by the coding sequence GTGCGCAATTACGACCTCGAATTCCTCAAGAAATTTTCCATGGTGATCGGCTTCCTGGTGCTGGTCACGATGGGCCTGATGGTCGGTGCCTACTACGTGCACCAGCAGCTGCCGCCGGAAGTGAGCCCGGTCGCGGCCAAGCGCACCCAGGACCGCATCGCCCCGGCCGGCTCCGTCTATGCGGGCAGCACCGGCGCCGCCGCCCAGGCCGCCGCCACGGCCGCCGCTGCGGCTGCGGCCGCCTCGCAGGTCGCCTACGGCGGCACCACCGACGGCTCGGTGATCTTCGGCCAGCTGTGCACCGGCTGCCACACCTCGGGCGCCGGCGGCGCACCGACCCTGGACAAGGCGCATTGGAGCGCGCGTATCGCCCAGGGCACCGAAACCCTGCACAAGCACGCGATCGAAGGCTTCACCGGCAGCGCCGGCGTGATGCCGGCCAAGGGCGGCAACCCGGCCCTGACCGACGAGCAGGTCAAGGCCACGGTCGACTGGATGATCGGCAACCTGAAGTAA
- a CDS encoding glutamine amidotransferase gives MNAPFLILETGQPVASMRRHRGFPHWIRVAAGLEADEAVVVNVEAGEALPSREGFAGAIVTGSGAMVTDRHDWSERSAQWLRDAAHDGLPLFGICYGHQLIAHALGGEVDYHPAGREMGTVQLELHPQAAHDPLFAGLPRQFPAQATHLQSVLRPPAEATVLAKSDHDACHAFRWGDRTWGVQFHPEFSATHMRGYVQAREEALTREGRCHKQVARGVSATPHARLVLRRFVRHARGLAR, from the coding sequence GTGAACGCTCCTTTCCTGATCCTCGAAACCGGCCAACCGGTCGCGTCCATGCGCCGCCATCGCGGCTTCCCGCACTGGATCCGCGTCGCCGCCGGACTCGAAGCCGACGAGGCGGTGGTGGTGAACGTCGAGGCCGGCGAGGCGCTGCCGTCGCGCGAGGGCTTCGCCGGTGCGATCGTCACCGGTTCGGGCGCGATGGTCACCGACCGCCACGACTGGAGCGAGCGCTCCGCGCAGTGGCTGCGCGACGCCGCGCATGACGGCCTGCCGTTGTTCGGCATCTGCTACGGCCACCAGCTGATCGCGCACGCGCTCGGCGGCGAGGTCGACTACCACCCGGCCGGGCGCGAGATGGGCACGGTGCAGCTGGAGCTGCACCCGCAGGCCGCGCACGACCCGCTGTTCGCCGGCCTGCCGCGCCAGTTCCCGGCGCAGGCCACGCACCTGCAGAGCGTGCTGCGCCCGCCCGCCGAGGCGACGGTGCTGGCGAAGTCGGACCACGACGCCTGCCACGCCTTCCGCTGGGGCGATCGCACCTGGGGCGTGCAGTTCCATCCCGAGTTTTCCGCCACGCACATGCGCGGCTACGTGCAGGCCCGCGAAGAGGCGCTGACCCGCGAGGGTCGCTGCCACAAGCAGGTCGCGCGCGGCGTCAGCGCCACGCCGCACGCGCGGCTGGTGCTGCGCCGTTTCGTGCGCCACGCGCGCGGACTGGCGCGCTGA
- the glyQ gene encoding glycine--tRNA ligase subunit alpha has protein sequence MSQASAPLPSPITFQQLIQRLNAYWAERGCVLIQPLDLEVGAGTFHPATFLRALGPEPWNAAYVQPCRRPTDGRYGENPNRLQRYYQYQVVMKPSPDNIVELYFDSLKALGVDPLVHDLRLVEDNWESPTLGAWGLGWEVWLNGMEVTQFTYFQQAGGLECRPVLGEITYGLERLCMYLQNVDNVYDLIWTHGPDGTPVTYGDVYHQNEVEQSTYNFEHANVEELFHRFDACEAEALKLIELGLPLPAYDQVCKASHSFNLLDARRAISVTERQRYILRVRKIAQGVAEAYYAQREKLGFPGLNKSKHPQEAA, from the coding sequence ATGTCACAAGCCAGCGCGCCGCTGCCGTCACCGATCACGTTCCAGCAGCTGATCCAGCGCCTCAATGCCTACTGGGCCGAGCGCGGCTGCGTGCTGATCCAGCCGCTGGACCTGGAAGTCGGCGCGGGTACCTTCCACCCGGCGACCTTCCTGCGCGCGCTGGGCCCGGAGCCGTGGAACGCCGCCTACGTGCAGCCCTGCCGCCGTCCCACCGACGGCCGCTACGGCGAGAACCCCAACCGCCTGCAGCGCTACTACCAGTACCAGGTGGTGATGAAGCCCAGCCCCGACAACATCGTCGAGCTGTACTTCGATTCGCTGAAGGCACTGGGCGTGGACCCGCTGGTGCACGACCTGCGCCTGGTCGAGGACAACTGGGAATCGCCGACCCTCGGCGCCTGGGGCCTGGGCTGGGAGGTGTGGTTGAACGGCATGGAAGTCACCCAGTTCACTTACTTCCAGCAGGCCGGCGGCCTCGAATGCCGCCCGGTGCTCGGCGAGATCACCTACGGCCTCGAGCGCCTGTGCATGTACCTGCAGAACGTCGACAACGTCTACGACCTGATCTGGACCCATGGCCCGGATGGCACGCCGGTCACCTACGGCGACGTCTACCACCAGAACGAAGTCGAGCAGTCGACGTACAACTTCGAACACGCCAACGTGGAAGAACTGTTCCACCGCTTCGACGCCTGCGAAGCCGAAGCGCTCAAGCTGATCGAACTCGGCCTGCCGCTGCCGGCCTACGACCAGGTCTGCAAGGCCTCGCATTCGTTCAACCTGCTCGACGCGCGCCGCGCGATCTCGGTCACCGAGCGCCAGCGCTACATCCTGCGCGTGCGCAAGATCGCCCAGGGCGTGGCCGAGGCGTACTACGCGCAGCGCGAGAAACTCGGCTTCCCGGGCTTGAACAAATCCAAGCACCCGCAGGAGGCCGCGTGA
- the glyS gene encoding glycine--tRNA ligase subunit beta, with product MQSLPMLPLLIELGTEELPVKALPGLAQAFFDGVLDGLGKRGIAFDRGEAKPLYSPRRIAVRLPGVASEQPEQASEVLGPYLNIALDANGEPTRALQGFAAKAGVEWTALDKTSDAKGERFVHRAVKPGAATADLLPEIINEAIAAMPIPKPMRWGDHDYGFARPMHWLVLLLGKDVVPGEVLGIRADRMSRGHRFLHDKPVWINEAGEYVEALRGAKVLVDPDERRARIVSEVEHAAQAGGGVARIDAGILEEVNGLTEWPKAIACSFDRDFLAVPQEALIATMEANQKFFPVLDADGKLSERFIGIANIESKHEAEVRKGYERVIRPRFADAQFFFVEDMKQGLAAMAEGLQSVTYQAKLGTVADKVARVAALAEAIAPQVGVDPVLARRAAELSKADLQSRLVNEFPELQGIAGRYYAAVEGQPLEVANAIDEAYMPRFAGDAIAPSKLGQVLAIAERLDTLAGGFVSDLKPTGNKDPFALRRNALGLARTFIEGGIEIPLDELLVTAVDAASHSVLFTAAHRQTEEAKKAEAKGVKVSSTQVGGGAMANDALLALEVYAFILDRLRSYYADQNVPVQQFESVAALRPASLLDFDRRLKAIAEFATLPEAQALAAANKRIRNILKKVEGEVPTAVDPARYTEAAERELGAAVDAAIADTDAQLQARDYVAVLGRLARLRPQVDAFFDGVMVNVDDTAVRNNRLALLKRLSDRLGSVAAIEHLSI from the coding sequence ATGCAGTCCCTGCCGATGCTCCCGCTGCTGATCGAACTCGGCACCGAGGAACTTCCCGTCAAGGCCCTGCCCGGGCTCGCGCAGGCCTTCTTCGACGGCGTGCTCGATGGCCTGGGCAAGCGCGGCATCGCCTTCGACCGCGGCGAAGCCAAGCCGCTGTACTCCCCGCGCCGCATCGCCGTGCGCCTGCCCGGCGTCGCCAGCGAGCAGCCGGAACAGGCCTCGGAAGTGCTCGGCCCGTACCTCAACATCGCGCTCGACGCGAACGGTGAACCGACCAGGGCGCTGCAGGGTTTCGCCGCCAAGGCCGGGGTCGAATGGACCGCGCTGGACAAGACCAGCGACGCCAAGGGCGAACGCTTCGTGCACCGTGCGGTGAAGCCGGGCGCGGCCACCGCGGACCTGCTGCCGGAGATCATCAACGAAGCCATCGCCGCGATGCCGATCCCCAAGCCGATGCGCTGGGGCGACCACGACTACGGCTTCGCCCGGCCGATGCACTGGCTGGTGCTGCTGCTGGGCAAGGACGTGGTCCCCGGTGAAGTGCTCGGCATCCGCGCCGACCGCATGAGCCGCGGCCACCGCTTCCTGCACGACAAGCCGGTGTGGATCAACGAGGCCGGCGAATACGTCGAAGCCCTGCGCGGCGCCAAGGTGCTGGTCGATCCGGACGAGCGCCGCGCGCGCATCGTCAGCGAGGTCGAGCATGCCGCGCAGGCCGGTGGCGGCGTCGCGCGCATCGACGCGGGCATCCTCGAGGAGGTCAACGGCCTTACCGAATGGCCCAAGGCGATCGCCTGCAGCTTCGACCGCGATTTCCTCGCCGTGCCGCAGGAAGCGCTGATCGCGACGATGGAAGCCAACCAGAAGTTCTTCCCGGTGCTCGACGCCGACGGCAAGTTGAGCGAGCGCTTCATCGGCATCGCCAACATCGAATCGAAGCACGAAGCCGAGGTGCGCAAGGGCTACGAGCGGGTGATCCGCCCGCGCTTCGCCGATGCGCAGTTCTTCTTCGTCGAGGACATGAAGCAGGGCTTGGCCGCGATGGCCGAGGGCCTGCAGTCCGTCACCTACCAGGCCAAGCTCGGCACCGTCGCCGACAAGGTCGCGCGCGTGGCCGCGCTGGCCGAGGCGATCGCACCGCAGGTCGGCGTCGACCCGGTGCTGGCGCGCCGCGCCGCGGAACTGTCCAAGGCCGACCTGCAGTCGCGCCTGGTCAACGAATTCCCCGAATTGCAGGGCATCGCCGGCCGCTACTACGCCGCGGTCGAGGGCCAGCCGCTGGAGGTCGCCAACGCGATCGACGAGGCCTACATGCCGCGCTTCGCCGGCGATGCGATCGCGCCGTCGAAGCTGGGGCAGGTGCTGGCGATCGCCGAGCGGCTGGATACGCTGGCGGGCGGGTTTGTTTCGGATCTCAAGCCCACCGGCAACAAAGATCCATTTGCCCTGCGTCGAAATGCATTGGGCCTTGCACGTACGTTTATCGAAGGGGGCATCGAGATTCCTCTTGATGAGCTGTTAGTGACTGCTGTTGACGCGGCGTCGCACTCCGTCCTGTTTACGGCAGCGCATCGACAAACTGAAGAGGCAAAGAAGGCAGAGGCCAAGGGCGTCAAAGTCAGTTCCACCCAAGTTGGCGGTGGAGCGATGGCGAACGATGCACTTCTGGCGCTGGAGGTTTACGCCTTCATTCTCGACCGCCTGCGCAGCTACTACGCCGACCAGAACGTTCCGGTACAGCAGTTCGAATCCGTCGCCGCGCTGCGTCCCGCCTCGCTGCTCGATTTCGATCGTCGCCTCAAGGCCATTGCCGAATTCGCCACGCTGCCCGAAGCGCAGGCGCTGGCCGCGGCCAACAAGCGCATCCGCAACATCCTGAAGAAGGTCGAAGGCGAAGTGCCGACCGCGGTCGATCCGGCGCGTTACACCGAAGCGGCCGAACGCGAACTCGGCGCCGCGGTGGATGCCGCGATCGCCGACACCGACGCGCAGCTGCAGGCCCGCGACTACGTCGCCGTGCTCGGCCGCCTCGCGCGCCTGCGCCCGCAGGTCGATGCGTTCTTCGACGGCGTGATGGTCAACGTCGACGACACGGCGGTGCGCAACAACCGCCTCGCCCTGCTCAAGCGCCTCAGCGATCGCCTCGGCAGCGTGGCGGCGATCGAGCACCTGTCGATCTGA